One region of Armigeres subalbatus isolate Guangzhou_Male chromosome 3, GZ_Asu_2, whole genome shotgun sequence genomic DNA includes:
- the LOC134222318 gene encoding uncharacterized protein LOC134222318, which yields MDSDSIRGIGDLSREHWWDNEVEAAWTTKQKALATFNQHSTLENLINLKRCSAIFLKKKKQNIKESINKLAEEMDPQTSSSELWTRIRRLAGKRTSTRNNIIQDSPELAKEFMDLNLGPSDVHLEEASSCSLVSNYDIIDQDKWDNILSRKKSSAPGVDRITYDMLKSLKPEVTKLILIDLNRYWRQGSLPDHLKEIRIIAVPKPGKDNTTAAGNRPIALVPTLTKTINTAVLDGLNKIIDSQELLPKLSFGFRKGQSTNTCTTYITNLIQENRRKGLTAIGVFLDLSNAFNAVRTETLQQIMQELRIPQKYICWISGFLRNRVVTIRSGEDHIRRVISNGLPQGDVLSPTLFNIYTIGLHNTEDAEVVLVQYADDFSLIVTGSNLEIAKAKAQTYLDRFDEKPRELNLAINPEKSKAMLFKATYVELGLKIGQNYRNSDKLQTPRNLPRSYKQLRDSHTRTLPEDSRTIQHAKSHRKSNMVATRRPWDFCIKLSYEASSNASKIEESCGIGVFCEFTNRSISLKLELETCITTAELFAILVALNHLNDENIVGAVLFTDSLSSCQMIEGDIIEIASSLKVTIQWIPSHIGIKGNDIADELAKAGANSEEVLENGIFKHDAFNIFNQNRKNNTNHWYTTYAEEKGKHFFSIQPHYSDAPWYKNKQLNNREVRTLNRLMAGHSYANNWLAKMKIIQDPECDVCLTEDTADHVILHCNKYALTRSEFDFDGKFWTLIDIFKTQDLQTFRDLVHFLRKVKLDL from the exons ATGGATTCGGACTCGATTCGTGGCATTGGTGACCTCTCACGTGAG CACTGGTGGGACAATGAAGTGGAGGCTGCATGGACTACGAAACAGAAGGCACTAGCAACATTTAACCAACACAGCACCTTGGAAAATCTGATCAACCTCAAACGATGTTCTGCCATTTTCCtcaagaagaagaaacaaaacaTAAAGGAAAGTATAAACAAACTCGCCGAGGAAATGGACCCACAGACTAGCTCATCCGAGCTGTGGACAAGAATACGTCGCCTTGCCGGAAAGAGAACAAGCACCCGCAACAACATAATACAGGACAGTCCGGAATTagcgaaggaattcatggaccTTAATCTAGGACCGAGCGATGTCCACCTGGAGGAAGCAAGCAGTTGTTCACTGGTATCCAACTACGACATAATCGACCAAGATAAATGGGACAACATCCTCAGCCGTAAGAAATCGTCTGCACCTGGAGTTGACCGCATCACATACGACATGCTCAAATCGCTGAAACCGGAGGTGACAAAACTTATCCTGATCGACCTCAACCGCTACTGGAGACAAGGAAGTCTTCCAGATCATCTAAAGGAAATCCGCATAATCGCCGTACCCAAACCGGGTAAGGACAATACTACGGCAGCCGGAAACAGGCCTATAGCGCTAGTACCCACCCTGACGAAAACTATCAACACAGCAGTTCTTGACGGACTAAACAAGATCATCGACAGCCAGGAATTATTACCCAAATTGTCTTTTGGGTTCCGCAAAGGACAATCCACGAACACCTGTACCACATACATCACTAACCTCATCCAAGAAAACCGAAGAAAAGGACTAACCGCAATCGGGGTGTTCCTGGACCTGAGCAATGCATTCAACGCCGTCCGCACGGAAACACTTCAACAAATTATGCAAGAATTGAGAATACCCCAGAAGTACATATGCTGGATATCCGGATTTCTGCGTAATCGAGTCGTAACCATCAGAAGTGGGGAAGACCACATCAGAAGAGTTATTAGTAATGGACTACCACAAGGGGACGTCCTTTCCCCGACCCTTTTTAATATATACACCATCGGACTACACAACACCGAAGACGCGGAGGTCGTTCTGGTCCAATATGCAGATGACTTTAGCCTAATAGTAACAGGAAGCAATCTGGAAATCGCCAAAGCAAAAGCGCAAACTTACCTCGACAGGTTTGACGAAAAACCCCGAGAGTTAAATCTTGCAATAAATCCCGAAAAATCCAAGGCGATGCTTTTCAAAGCCACTTATGTGGAATTGGGTCTGAAAATCGGGCAAAACTATCGAAACAGTGATAAACTACAAACACCTAGGAATTTACCTCGATCGTACAAACAGCTTCGGGACTCACATACGCGAACTCTGCCGGAAGATTCAAGAACGATTCAACATGCTAAAAGTCATCGAAAATCAAACATGGTGGCCACCCGGAGACCATGGGACTTTTGTATAAAGCTCTCATACGAAGCGTCGTCGA acgcttcgaagattgaagAGTCCTGTGGGATAGGAGTTTTCTGTGAATTCACCAATCGAAGTATCAGCCTAAAACTTGAACTGGAAACCTGCATAACGACGGCTGAATTGTTCGCCATCCTAGTGGCACTGAATCATCTGAATGACGAAAACATCGTAGGGGCCGTACTGTTCACTGACTCACTTTCATCCTGCCAGATGATAGAAGGGGACATAATCGAAATAGCATCATCTCTGAAGGTAACCATACAGTGGATCCCGAGTCATATCGGAATCAAAGGCAATGACATAGCGGACGAGTTAGCCAAGGCCGGCGCAAACTCCGAGGAAGTTCTGGAAAACGGAATATTTAAACACGACGCATTCAACATCTTCAACCAAAATCGTAAAAACAATACGAATCACTGGTATACCACGTATGCGGAAGAAAAGGGTAAACACTTTTTCTCCATACAACCACACTACAGCGATGCCCCTTGGTACAAAAATAAACAGCTTAATAACCGTGAGGTCCGGACTCTAAATCGATTGATGGCCGGACACAGCTACGCAAACAACTGGCtggcaaaaatgaaaataattcagGACCCCGAATGCGACGTCTGCCTGACCGAGGACACGGCAGATCACGTCATACTGCACTGCAACAAATACGCCCTGACTCGCTCGGAATTCGATTTCGACGGAAAATTCTGGACGCTGATTGATATATTCAAAACACAAGACTTGCAAACTTTCCGAGACCTCGTTCACTTTTTGAGAAAGGTGAAATTGGATTTATAA